The Raphanus sativus cultivar WK10039 chromosome 6, ASM80110v3, whole genome shotgun sequence sequence TACTAATGTATTAGTTTAAACAATGTCATGTACTTAttagttttctaaaaataaaaataaaaaaagtatggTTCAATTAATTTAGTTAATATCTGACAAACCAAATCTATTctactaaaaagaaatattttatagattAACATTCATTCACGtgttatttatgaaaatgtagAATTTTTCAATttcactaaaaataatattatcaaatGAAATAATGGTTTATTCAGGGATGTACATGAGTCAGCTAAGAGATCGTGGGTGTGGAGGAAACTCTTTAGGCTGCAACCCCTAATTTCTCAGTTCATTCGAGTGCAAATAAATAACGGACAAAATACACTCAGACTACTGACTTCCCTTAGACTGACTTATTGATATTGTTGGGACTAATGGATCACAGAGGCTTGATATTAGACGGTGTGCAAAGGTAGCTGAAGCTGCAAATACATTAGGTTAGCATTTTAGGAGATGCCAGAACCAAAGCCTGCAACAACTAATCTCGAGCATCAGTAGTATACAAGCTCCAATGAATGGTAGTGTAGAGAATGCTCTATCTTATGGCACGCTAGTGCGGATATGTACAATTATCTGTTTTCATCTACTAAAATACGGGAACAGATACGTATGCACGAAAAGAAACGGAGATAAAGTGATTTTGTTCATGTAGGAAGTGCCTAAATTTCCATCACCTGGTTAACAATTCGTGATAGGTTTAAAATAGgcacaaaaatgaaaaagtgGGAAGTAGTATAAAGGTGTCTGTTTTGCGAATAATCTAATTAGTCCAAAGACCACCTCTTTCGCATGCCCATATATATGATgaaaccgtattttataaactacggattactgaatattgtaaagaataaaaatgataaaattatatcaaagagtaagaaaaggatgatacaactgcagaggcgaaatattatctctttccttaactcaaaatatgtCTCGTAGTGCGACgattcgataacgtaatgagtcccaggatacaactgcaaacaatcttctgaatttgcgtcactctatcagaagcctggcgaaactagtttgtgttgtactctcagacacaagaaataaaaaaaaatactaacatgactattcaatataggagattgtggtttttcttttggtatttgatgTGTATGTCCTTCTATCATGCTAACAAgccatttatatagaaaaataatgagaagcacaagtttcattttcaaCATAGAAATGAAACCTCCATGGTGCACTAATGGAGACTTtaatttttgtcaattaatatgtgaattcatttcacattttgaccaaaaaattaaagattataattattattatttgactcattcaaacaaaataatatacttaaatggatttctttttttatattttatgagtataaaagatcacatatatttgatttataagattaagttaatgaacatgaagtccaactaacaaatcaaaatccaaatccaaatatctaatgtgtatatttgtaactttatacaagtttctcaaatcacacacattagacctccatttctcattcacaccaactctatttttagcatatgaatacattgctaaaaaatagttccaacaatcccccacatgaatagaaatgcttcTAGACACTAGAGGACTCGACAGACTTGACTTCCTAGACAAGATTCGACAAAACTCAACAAGACTCAACAAGACTCAACTAAAgacttttgagagtacaaacgagaaattcactgcatgatgagttggtagcaatttttcagccttgaaccagtcattgttaatagctatcggatttactcggccaggaggtggccatgatgtctgGAACCTCCCGGGCTatggtgtaaacctagacaatagccaaaacacagtttcattctctcacaaaactaatttctctattgtgttcattttggccgtgaacattcctagtaatcatgagtgaactttagagaatatagccattttattctcctagaaacggccccatttcacacccacaaggtgatttgccattagttttgtttagaggaatatcatgtactactccattcatatctcaaaacaattggcacaaatcattaaaaacaaatgcttatcctctattctttacatgtagcactgtttaatcatcctaggaactgagtatagaccgaagtcttacagtgctttgggcagatttagtttgacttagttgtctccttgaacctatttcttgggatctccaatctgataagtagagttaccgccaaacctcatcttagttcataggctaaacccattcctcttgatgatattacaatttgatctcatgacacatctttaataacaggatcctaggttgtcatcacattgaacataatctataaagattagtcgagatcaattgtctaatgattttgtcatctttttttttctcaagatacaattaaccattatacacaaaactcagtgtataacactagtttttttattttttttaaatcatagttTGATAACTATCACTAAGTTCATTTGACATCTTTCCAATGACTTTATATGGTAAGCAAAGTTTCccccacatttcttgagatagctcaaaaccatgcatatttacatttaacatctcttaagagtttagaaagttaatctacaactcctttagatttaaatgaataataaaaacaatttcaaaaattGCTACAACTTcctttaaaatgtatttcattctcggaaaatcacattttggatacaactattttaatagttctctcaagttgatttcgaaatccaacttgtatatattttgatttttttttttcaaaatatatttttgctttctagcaaatatacatatcattagATGATATTATTTGTACCATCAAAACCACAATTTTCTATGGTTATTCTCAAACATATTGACTTTAGAAACTACAATACACATGTCAATTTCAGTCATATTGGTCTGAAAATTCTCATTGGTTTTGCATGGTCAACCTTTTTAAAAGGTGCATTTAAGCATTGGtgaaatacaaatgttttgatcaatatcaacaaacattttatttcttatggcaaatgatttatatgtggcagacctctTCCAAACTTAATTTGAGGCGTCGACTCACAAAATTCATTTCCATCCATACAACTTGATCTCAAAAGATCAAAATTCtgtttataaatatggtttcACCATATATTTGAaactttttaatcattttttttctcatgatcaagcacttaataattaaattaagctGTTCCGGAAAAATCTGAAATCACAAAATCAAAACGTTAATCACATTCTTGATAATTAAAGCAAATAATTATCTTAACCAAGTCAAAGCATTAACATGCATTGTGACTAAAAACGTTTTATTCTAGTCACATTTTtgactaatattaaaaaaaaatgattgtaacCACTCGATCcatcaattaatgattttaatctccataaaaatcatcaacaaaaataatctgATGGAATGAATAGATTCTTTATCACCATGAAATCTCCAATTCATGTTTTCATGACAAAAAACTTCacaaaataatcagttttgttaatataataatacaaacaaaaaatctaCAGAATTAAGATTGCAGGAAGATTATTGTGAAATAATCCTATAGATCTGACACCGGCATCTTTTCCTAAAGATCAGTCAACCTGTTCTTACAAAACAAAtactttttacaataatcagtccggttagtgcaaagcaataaacggatattttgagttaagactgatggaaccgtattttataaactacggattactgaatattgtaaataataaaaatgataaaattatatcaaagagtaagaaaaggatgatacaactgcagaggcgagatattatctctttccttaactcaaaatacgtcccgtagtgcgacggttcgataacgtaatgagtcccaggatacaactgcaaacaatcttctgaatttgcgtcactctatcagaagcctggcgaaactagttttgtgttgtactctcagacataagaaataaaaaaaaatactaacatgactATTCAATATAGGAGATTGTGGTTTTTCTTTTAGTATTTGATGTGTATGTCCTTCTATCATGCTAACAAgctatttatatagaaaaataatgagaagcacaagtttcattttcaaCATAGAAATGAAACCTCCATGGTGCACTAATGGAGACTTtaatttttgtcaattaatatgtgaattcatttcacattttgaccaaaaaaataaagagtataattattattatttgactcattcaaacaaaataatatactttaaatggatttcttttttatattttatgaatataaaagatcacatatatttgatttataagattaagttaatgaacatgaagtccaactaacaaatcaaaatccaaatccaaatatctaatgtgaatatttgtaactttatacaagtttctcaaatcacacacattagacctCTATTTCTTATtcacactaactctatttttagcatatgaatacattgctaaaaaaatagttccaacaatATATTCACTGTATGGTTGGCGGTGGTGGGTTATCATTGGAAGTTGATGCTGATCCAGATCAGAAGGTAACTCTCACCGGTTTGGTGGAGCACAAGTATGAAAGATTGATCTTTATACTGCCAAGGCTGGTGTTCCAAACATGAATCTAGTACATATAAAGAGAGATAAGTGAAAGGAGGCACACATGGAAGTTAACGTCGGTGATCCAGATGTAGAGCTGGGAATTTGATTCATTATCCGCGGGTCCCGCCCCGTTTGACCCGCCGCGGGGCAGGTGCAGGTCgagtgatttgaaaaaaattgtttgcgggtgcgggtgcgggtcgagtgattttaacgcggggcgggtgcgggtcgaccGAATTTAAACTGCgggtacccgccaacccgcaaaaataataaataaaaaaaaaatctttttaaaatatgttttttttttagtaaaaattatgttttttataaaaaataataaaaagtacgaatattttttaaaatttaattaaaatatattattttatattattttataaaaaaatattaattaaaataattatttttattatttttatattacccGTGGGTCCCGCGGGTTACCCGCTAATTTATACAGGGCGGGGCGGGTCTTACATTTTTTAGATGCGGGTCAAGCGGGTCGAATTTTTGAATCGAAAAAATGAGTCGATCCGCAGCGGGgcggggcgggtcggggcgggtCGACCCGCAAACCCAGCACTATCCAGATGACTACACTCATTGATAAAACAGTAAGAAACATGATTATGTCCAAACGCTACTTTGAATATTTCATACTCTAGGAACTCCTCCAAAGGTGGTTCAAAGGACATTACCTCTTCGAAATAGATCTGGTTATTCAATTTTATTCTTTTGATTCTTTGTCTACATAAACTATTTCTCttcttaatataaatttaacatttcaccaaaaaatatattattaaatgaaattctaatttgttaattataaaactaattaattctttatattcactacaagaaaacaggcTCATACTGAGGGCAAAAAtcgtcggtatgtcgtcggaataagcGAATTCCGACGCCATACCGAGGAAACATGTCCTCGGAAAAAACTTCTCGGAATTTCatttttcctcggaatttcttcggaattttctgacggaatttcgagaaaacaaaattccgaggaaattgtGAGGACGAGAGTTCGTCGCACATTTCCTCAGAATTTTCCGAGGGACGTGgtcgtcggaatattccgagggaccACCTTCctcagaattttcaaaaaaataattaaaaaaaattaaatttttttttttaatgaaattcgaaaaatataaaatataaaataaaaattgaaattgaaaatatattagataatattattcaaagttgtacaaactaaaatataataaaatttagttttaataaataaaaattttaaaattcaaaaatagtttttaatcacaaaaatataaatatataaaaaaatagtttaataaatactaaaaatagtttttaatcacaaaaatataaatataaaaatagtttaataattacaaaaaaaaatttaatcgaaaatataaatataaaaaataaataaatataaatgttaaattccaaaaatagtttttaatcacaaaaatataaatataaaaaaatagtttaataattactaaaaatagtttttaatcacaaaaatataaaatatacaaaaaataaatagtttaataattacaaaaaatatttttaattacaaaaatatatatataaaaagtatatataaatagttttaaaattacaaaatagcttttaatcacaaaatataaatatattttaaaaatatatataaatagttttaaaattccaaaaattagttttttaatcacaaaaatataaatatatatttttaaaaaatatataaatagttttaaaattccaaaaatagtttaatatttacaaaaaacgtttcataaatattaaaaatgtttgataaatatagaaatgattttatataaaaaaacgtttcatttataattcataaaatagattttatatacaaaaaacgttttcaaaattatttataaacaccaaactattataaaacttaaacaaaaattCTACACAATCAAATAATCACAATCCTCAATACAAAACCACAATCAAACTTCCATTATACAATCCTACCAATCACCCTAACaaaaaatctatcaaaaaaCTTCTAAAATCATCAATTTTAACCTAACAAATAGATTGGGAAGGTTCTTACATGATTTGGGAATCAAATAGAGGAGGAATAGGTCGGATTGGCCGGAAATCGTCGAGAGAGAAGGGGAGGTCGGCGGAGAtggcaaggaagaagaagagagaaatgaggaagaagaagagatctgTGTTTATAATTTCGAAGTTTCTGACGGAAACtatccgtcggaatttcctcagtttcgaaaatttaattttcgcAAAATATTTCGCGAAAATTATGGCGGTTAAATGaaaaaattccgaggaaaattCAAATCCCTCAGAATttcctcggtatattccgaggaaattccgagggatatATGTTTGGGGTTTCAAAACCTCAATTTGTTTTGCCCAATATCATTTCTTATACTAATGTAATgataaaattgaatattcttTGTATAGTAATGTAATGATCTTTGCCCAAGATCATAAaccatgaaataacaaaattccaaaatgaattgtaagtattccttttaccattcattaaagtgtataagtgtttgATCTTATGTTGTTGGAAATTCGTTCATACAATCGGAAAGTGTTTATTATCGGGTAACACACctatttttggtttaagacacttaataatcagtttaagacacttaataaggcttatatatttgttattcaAACCGAAAACATTTTTTTCGGTTACAAAACCTTGTTCCTCGGAAAAGCCTCAGAATATTCGGAGGAAATTCCGAAGAAAATGTgtttttcctcggaatttcctcagaatattccgaggaaattccgaggaagctAAACCCTATAGTAAAATCCCTAAATCACTCGGAATTTCCTTGgtaaattccgaggaaattccgagaaacctaaaccctaaaagttAAATCCCTAAATTCCTCGGAATTTCGTCGGTTTTTTTCGAAGAAAACTCTTTCCTCGGGATttcctcggaaaataccgacggAAAGTGAATTTCTCGGAATTTCCTAGGTATTTTCCGAGGAAATCCCGAGGAAacgtaaaatttatgtttcctcggcatttcctcggaaattttcCGAGGAATTCATTTTCCGTCAGTATGTCCGTTAGTATTTccctgttttcttgtagtgattttatatcttttaaatttatcgtaaacaaatattttttattttgtaacataaCCTTTGTAAACAATGTTAAAATAgtctgataaattaataatttattaaatataaatataaaatataaatattatatttattctataaatataattttaattttaaaataaataaataaacatgagttataattttaaaataaacttaatattttaattactgaatataataaaatcacatatttaaattagtcttaattaattttgaacTTATAAAATGAAGActttaaaattacaatataaaactagatcaatattaatttaaatttatacaaataaaataaaattatatgatttgatAGGTCGGGTTAAagtgtttatttaaaaataataacaaaacctCAGTACATTTCaagcattttaaatgaatagaATGTTTTGGATTCATATGCATGTATGTTTTCTTATGACGAGGTATAAATCATTTAGTTTAATCGTATTTGGGTAATAGACAGTTCCTAgtgaaatttaaaaacatttgaaattttGATCAATAGACCAACTCGTCGTTGGTAGATTTTTAAAGTGATTTACTATTAAATTATGCttcatatataaaaagaaaacatcaaCCACCTTCGTACACTAATATCACACACAAACTTAAGTTCAGGCATGGACTTAAAAGAcaactaagataaatacatgtCTTTGCACttacattattaaatattacaTGATCCGCAAAAGATATGTTTAAACGGTGCATCTTATGGGATACCGATGATGGGGAAGAAGGGAAGATAATAGCTCGTGGGAGCCAGCCCCCACTCCGGAGGAACAGGCAAATCAACGGTCTTGGACGAACTGAAAGATCTGAGGCTTCTTGGACATGATTTCAAGAAAATCAACTTCGAAGAGAGACCATATTTGCCACCTTCGAGCTTAACAATCTTCGACATAATGTTCTTTTTGGAAGCATAAAGTTGCTTGAAACTACCTTGGAGCTCCGCTTCGCAATCCGATTTGACTCTCGAGGGAAGCTCCGACATAAACTCGCCCTTCTTGTCGGTTGAGACGGTGAAACGCGTCTTGGAGTGGCTACAACTAACGCTGATCATGATTCCTGAAAAGAAGATATAAAGTCtagtcacaatttttttttgacgaaaaaGTCTAAGTCACAAAGTGAATGACCAGAAGAGTGTTTATTATAACAATGTTTCATGTCACTTGAGTTATATTTCCTTTGTGCTATAGTACAAGTTAAACATTTAGAATACAAACTAAAAATGTCtaatagtttagggtttagtactAAACTGACCTGAATAATCGTAATCACTGGGACAGTCGTAACAAGAGACTTTTCCTTCGACGAGCGAAACCGAGACCACGAGGGAAGATGAGATCAAAGCTACCGTGAACAGGAACAAAGCTAGGAAACTTAACTGCATAGCCATTGGAAGAAGGGATAGGTGAACTTGCATTATCAAGAaagatgtgtatatataaagtaaatagAGATATCTCTACGATACAAGGACTATCACAAGTTTTACGGTTGCTTCATTACTGAATGGGACCCAAAAAACCAGCATGGTAGTTGGTTTGGCGTTAAATGAATGTGTATCTAGAATCGTATCCCCTTGACATTAGATTCAAATTTAATATAGCTGATTGATATGCAAAGTGGGATCTGAGATTTTTgatattagatttaaattttatatagctGATTGATATGTAAAGTAGGATCTGAGATTTTGGGAGTTATAAACATTTCTCAAGAAcctgaacaaaacaaaattataaaaaaaaattatataatctgGGAACTTATATTTATGTATACAACTTCCAATTTTTTTGGAAATCAAGGCggccattgtttttttttttttgacaaacaaGGCCATTGTTTTAATCTCTGGATATGCGCGAAGCCATCTGAATCGTGACGTTTTGTATTATCCGGCAAAgataatgatgagaatattTGTATCATATCCCTACATTtagttttaaaactttaaaacgaCTCCGATTAATCCTTGTATAATCTCTTTTTATTTGATACTCCTACTCGATCACACGCATAGCATAGCGATAACAAATTTTCGAACCTTGGTTTCACCCTTACCGATACttttatcaaaaatcaattttttcacAAAAGTTTAGTTTATTATACGTAAGATGATTCATTCCATACAGATGTTTGGACTAAAGGTCTACAATAttggaaaattaattaaatgacTCATTAATCTATTTTAACTGTggtgattttattaatttttttgcataAGCAGAATAATAACATTTGATATGattggtaaaaaaaattgagtgtAGGCTGTAGCCCTTAGTAAATATTATGGATGAATTGGGAGGAAACGAAAATAATAGAtacaataaaaatgaaaaaaaaattaagaaaaaaataatagagaaaaaaaatgtgaGAGAACATTAACTTTTACTCTGCAAATTAATTTTACTCTGGTTTCAACTAAAATTTTCCAATCAAGTAAactattatttcattttatttaatctaGGGATggtagataagaaaaaaaacacacacagacACAAGTTTGCACTAATTTTTACaagtgaaatattatttattccacctctttttttctctttcctcattttactttttaagttttcttctttttcgcTTTATTATTTACTCTCCTTTACTCCAATTTTCCCAATCACAAAAAGTTTTTCAACTTTTTCAGTTGTATTCAGCTAAAAGCAGCTGCAGATTATTTAtgatatactccctccgtttcttaaagagtgtcgttgtgacatttttcacacagattaagaaaattgttgaaatatatgtaagttgtaattaattatacctctttgaccaatagtattttagataaataaaattatttataaaatcaatgcagtttgcaattaattttcagctgaaagttagtataatttacattggaattgtaaagtgacactcttagTGTAATAAGAAAATGAGCTCacagtgacacttattatgaaacagaaggagtatttAACTTGGTTGGTAGTAATTAAGTAGAATACagagtaaaaaatatttactctgAAATTGTCATTCATCCATACCCTTATTATggaaaacaaaactcaaaaagaagcTAAATTTACCGGGTGATTGTGGTCGAGTGGTAAAAAGACGGATCTATGATGCTAAAATGTTTTAGTTTTGATCCCTCTGTTGCGCGAAACTAAGTCACAATTATTCTGATCACTTTACACGGATATTAACTCTATGCTTTATAACTCATTTGAATATCTGAAAAGAAAGTCTATCCGTAGGCTGCAACTTTTCTTGAGTATTGTTTTGACCTCTCCATAAATTTGGGATATCTTagactaataaaaaaaaaaagctacatTTGTCAGAATTTTTTTAGAGGGTATTGACAACAGTATGTGTGATTTTAATAGGGGACTTAAATTTTTGGGTACGTTTCCACCGTACTGTTTACATTTAACGCTCGGTGGCTGTCGCTGACTATGGTTTTCTCTCACATGGGTTTGGACAAAAAGGAACAAGATTCAAAATATCTGGATACATGGAAATTTAAACCAAGCATTTCTGAGGTTAAACAATTAATTTGGGATATAGTAGTAGTTTTGATATTTAATGCTAAGAGCAAATAAATGCGGATGAAGTAGAATCCAAAGGCACATCAATATGTCCTAACTTTACTTAAGACCAGCGTACCTGTAAAATATCGtatgaaaacagaaaatataaatcatgaTGGAGTTGTAAACTAAAAGTTGGATTTGGCCAGATATTTTTCTAAGATTCGACTTCCAGCTATTAACGATTTATTAGGGCTAAGTTGTTCCAAATATTATCCCAGTGAATGATATAAGTAATGTTAATTTTCTTAGCATGTGTCTAggtattttgaagaaaaaaaactgaaccaGCCGAACTGGACATTTTGGTTTTTGAGTTCCATTCAGTTCTGAGTTTCAAACCTATGGATGATTTTGCAAATTTCAGGTTCTCATTTTGGTTTTGTTCGGTTCAATACCTCAAAACtgaatattctttttattttatttttatcacatGTTCACCATGAACCTTTTTCTATATTAACGTAAGTTAACTCAACCGAAAATTTCCTCTTCAGTGAGTCTGTGTTTGTTTTCTATAGGTATTATAATGGAAAAATGGTATCTTCCTCTTGGAATAGATTTTAACACACAACTTTTGAATTTCAATTCCGATGGTGTTGAATACCTCTACTATATGGCAACTTCGTCGATGTCTGGTTAGGTCCATCCCCACTGAGGAACGAAAACGAATGCCCAAGTAGAGATGACAAATTGGTTCAATCTCTCGAGGGCCGacccatatttttttttttgtagtgcaGATTTAGTCACTAAAATCTATGCCCATTTAATTGTGCGCCTAGCGGGATGATCCGCTGCTGTCTTAGGCTGCGTTTGATGCAGGACTGGCCCTGAGATTTTGGAAGCTTATTGTAATgtctatataaaaaaaattggggaGCCTAAAAATTTTTTTGGGACCTTATATCTATTTGGAGACATGTTGCAAATGTTTCACTACGCATGGTTCAGGGCCGGTCCTGATTGGATGAATCAAGTCTATACTGCGTGTAATCTTATTAAAACCAtttccaatatatattttatttttctataatataataaagTAACTTTAGAATAGAATGTGTTTTTCTTTAATGTATTCTACTATATTTGCTTTTAGAattcaatattttcaaaagatCCTAAGTTTGTGTGgtttaaattttcataatctAGCTAGAGTAGCAAGAAGGAAAAATATTGGATGtgtaatataatagatatagtATCATTACTAAAAGGGCTGGCAAAAGAACACTTGTATAAGTATTCAAGATATTACTCTCAAATGcccttttgcaaaaaaaaaagatattactCTCTACATTGCAAAGTAAAAGCACGAAAATATTGTATGATCACTGAAATTTAAATCTTGATTAGCTTTAGTTGGGTGTTACCTAAACCTCAATTTTATTGCTTATATTAAGATATGGTCTGCATTCTTTTTACTTGAATCTTCATAGATTTGGATAGGCACATGCCATATCATCTTTACATTATATCATTATATCATCTTTATATCAttatatcaaagaaaaaaatctataaaaattataattttgtggATAGTTAAATAAGTAAATCTATATTTAAGTTTATTACTCAACGTAAGGATAAAACCAATCAAGTTTCTAAACTAAAATTactgaatatattttaaatttagttataataaataatttaattgagTGGTTAGCATGCAATTTTGTTaggtttaataaatattttttataagttagatctttttaaccaaaaccaatacaactaaaatttattaatcttcttttttaaataaaatagtatacaAGTTATTATTtcgaaaatgaaaataaaataaaaattattaaattaaactaatttaaatacaatcatattagaaaataaaagaaactacAAATGATTACTTTATACTTTCAGaaattaataaacttaaaactaaatataatgaaaatatatattaaaaaaatgtctcttaaaagttattatttttgtgCATGAAAACCATATAGTCCATATAGTTCTTACTATAACTATATGTGTTTGCAATTAagtgatataaatatttaaacttaatcCATATCAAGATTTGGTGTCGCTGCTGATCCTAACGTTGCTTTTGACACGaagatttattatttgattgaaACTACGCTTTTTATATGTTTAGATAATGTAGTTtccattttatatatgttcCTAGAGTTTGTGTAGATTATATTTGATGATTTAGCTAGGGTAGCAAAAAAGGAGAAACGTTGGGTGTGTATCAGGCATGTAATATATTCATAATG is a genomic window containing:
- the LOC108835426 gene encoding uncharacterized protein LOC108835426, whose product is MQVHLSLLPMAMQLSFLALFLFTVALISSSLVVSVSLVEGKVSCYDCPSDYDYSGIMISVSCSHSKTRFTVSTDKKGEFMSELPSRVKSDCEAELQGSFKQLYASKKNIMSKIVKLEGGKYGLSSKLIFLKSCPRSLRSFSSSKTVDLPVPPEWGLAPTSYYLPFFPIIGIP